The following are encoded together in the Oncorhynchus masou masou isolate Uvic2021 chromosome 5, UVic_Omas_1.1, whole genome shotgun sequence genome:
- the LOC135535080 gene encoding beta-1,3-galactosyltransferase 2-like, translated as MSPALMQSCTALSGRLYRRPCCLFILVAVAVSVTYTTFALNWWNDPQRPSVISHTGKIDDQVNPRVLTNRNGVQWEDPGLYHVAYPRGYKFLMDEPEKCRTGNQAPFLVLMAPVAPGNLASRDAIRRTWGNETLVQGKKVQTLFMLGLPGGPGAQELQEKVNQESRAHHDLLQSDFKDTYHNLTIKTMVILEWLISRCPEASYAMKIDSDVFLNVQNLVSMLVNPDTPKQNYMTGLVWWHSPVLRNPNKKFFLPYEVMAESEYPPYPLGFGYIMSMDLPKKIMGVTPQIKPIYIEDAYLGMCLKQLGISPTNPPSKSLFDVNPIYSYGRCKLSTVVAVTTTKVSQLLRYWQDYTRPGPPC; from the exons ATGAG cCCAGCTCTGATGCAATCCTGTACAGCCCTTTCTGGAAGGCTGTATAGAAGACCCTGTTGTCTATTCATCCTGGTGGCAGTGGCTGTTTCCGTGACCTACACCACCTTCGCCTtgaattggtggaacgacccacAGCGACCCTCGGTAATCAGTCACACTGGGAAGATTGATGATCAGGTGAACCCGCGTGTCTTGACCAATCGGAATGGTGTCCAATGGGAGGATCCCGGGCTGTACCACGTGGCATACCCGCGGGGATACAAATTCCTAATGGATGAGCCGGAGAAGTGTCGGACCGGGAATCAGGCCCCGTTCCTGGTGCTGATGGCCCCCGTGGCGCCTG GTAACCTGGCCTCCCGGGACGCCATCCGCAGGACGTGGGGTAATGAGACCCTGGTGCAGGGGAAGAAGGTACAGACGCTATTCATGCTAGGACTTCCTGGAGGACCAGGTGCCCAGGAGCTGCAGGAGAAG GTGAACCAGGAGAGCCGGGCACACCACGACCTCCTCCAGAGCGACTTCAAGGACACCTACCATAACCTGACCATCAAGACCATGGTGATCCTCGAGTGGCTCATCTCGCGGTGCCCTGAGGCCTCCTACGCCATGAAGATAGACTCAGACGTGTTCCTCAACGTCCAGAACCTTGTCTCCATGCTGGTCAACCCTGACACTCCCAAACAGAACTACATGACCGGTCTAGTCTGGTGGCACAGCCCGGTGCTGAGAAACCCCAACAAGAAGTTCTTCCTGCCTTATGAGGTGATGGCTGAGTCGGAGTATCCTCCGTACCCTCTGGGGTTTGGCTACATCATGTCCATGGACCTCCCCAAGAAGATCATGGGGGTCACTCCACAGATTAAG CCCATCTACATCGAGGATGCCTACCTGGGGATGTGTCTGAAGCAACTGGGTATCTCCCCCACCAATCCTCCCAGCAAGTCTCTCTTCGACGTCAACCCCATCTACAGCTACGGACGCTGCAAACTGTCCACCGTGGTTGCCGTGACGACGACCAAAGTGAGCCAGCTGCTGAGGTACTGGCAGGACTACACAAGGCCCGGCCCGCCGTGCTGA
- the LOC135535101 gene encoding beta-1,3-galactosyltransferase 2-like, whose amino-acid sequence MEKQGGNGCKRQVVVESPVRPLRSLVRPCFIFLLFLSTVIMIILLGCPDRFSQTDWWKNLSLYTYYHRWTNPDRPLGPPSTTIRPLPTNHYHFGYPRNYHFIVDEPDKCNNQTPFLVLIVPVAPGNLAARDAIRRTWGNETLVQGKKVQTLFMLGLPGGPVAQELQEKVNQESQVHHDLLQSNFLDSYLNLTIKTMVIMDWLATHCTNATYAMKIDSDMFLNVENLMTMLLRPDVPKVNYLTGMLMWNRPVIRNPNSKWYVPVEMLADDRYPTYTLGMGYVFSNDLPERFVAVSKDIKPFNIEDAYVGACMKKLGLSPTNSPDPWQWKAYLGKYNRCEFSKVITYILSHSSQIVEYWMDLKNTHGSPCH is encoded by the exons TCAAGTTGTGGTCGAGAGCCCTGTACGACCACTGCGGTCTCTGGTGCGGCCGTgtttcatcttcctcctcttcctgtccacGGTCATCATGATCATCCTCTTAGGTTGTCCTGACAGATTctcccagacagactggtggaaaAACCTATCACTGTATACATACTACCATAGATGGACCAACCCCGACCGCCCCCTTGGACCACCCTCAACCACCATACGTCCGCTACCAACCAATCACTACCACTTTGGCTACCCTCGTAACTACCACTTCATCGTAGATGAACCAGACAAGTGTAATAACCAGACCCCGTTCCTGGTGCTGATAGTCCCCGTGGCGCCCGGTAACCTGGCCGCCAGGGACGCCATCCGCAGGACGTGGGGTAATGAGACCCTGGTGCAGGGGAAGAAGGTACAGACTCTATTCATGCTAGGACTTCCTGGAGGACCAGTTGCCCAGGAGCTGCAGGAGAAG GTGAACCAGGAGAGCCAAGTGCATCATGATCTACTCCAGAGCAACTTCCTGGACTCTTACCTCAACCTCACCATTAAGACCATGGTGATTATGGACTGGCTGGCCACCCACTGCACCAATGCCACCTACGCCATGAAGATCGACTCAGACATGTTCCTGAACGTAGAGAACCTGATGACTATGTTGCTGAGACCGGACGTCCCCAAg GTGAACTACCTGACGGGGATGCTGATGTGGAATCGACCGGTCATCCGGAACCCCAACTCCAAATGGTATGTTCCGGTGGAGATGTTAGCTGACGACCGATACCCGACCTACACACTTGGTATGGGATACGTCTTCTCCAACGACCTGCCGGAGAGGTTCGTGGCGGTATCCAAGGACATCAAGCCTTTTAATATAGAAGACGCCTATGTTGGCGCCTGTATGAAGAAACTGGGCCTCTCGCCCACAAACTCACCAGATCCTTGGCAATGGAAGGCCTATCTCGGCAAGTACAATCGCTGTGAATTTTCCAAAGTCATCACCTATATTTTGAGCCACTCGTCCCAGATAGTGGAATACTGGATGGACCTGAAGAACACACATGGTTCACCCTGTCACTGA